The Euphorbia lathyris chromosome 3, ddEupLath1.1, whole genome shotgun sequence genome contains a region encoding:
- the LOC136222634 gene encoding uncharacterized protein: MSNEPKKDNVNDVDSKEWQQAIVGEMKRLGAIVADLYSEEKKVKLVVSELTEYAAVWWDQLKRTRKRDGDEPIRTWGELKKVMKKRFVPAHYYKELLKELQSMSQGNQSVEDYHKQLEMALIRADIQEDEEATMVRFLMGMKREIRNPLELQTYFHMDEMLHKAIKIERQLQEVEKGRSKFKGTTSTPWKSDPRGNFKTKSEFSSKSDQTPQVDSKAFGKLQIGGTTPKYKTTEKPTRTREIVCFKCQGRGHYARECSNQKAMVMKHGELISESESEHESDDMPTLEDCSDIEEVDSKGGHGVNLVTRRTLKMGVSGDIEQREHIFHAHCNILGKTCLLIIDGGSCCNVVSNVLASRLGISTIPHPNPYRLQWLNDSNELKVTKQVLLNFSIGSFSDEVLCDVVPMQACHVLLGRPWQFDRSEFKDLFPEEMPNKLPPIRGIEHQIDFVPGAQIPNRPAYRSNPEETKELQRQVEELMAKGLIRESMSPCAVPVILVPKKDGTWRMCIDSQGVSVDIEKVKAIQEWPTPNSVTEVRSFHGLASFYRRFVKNFSTIAAPLTEVIKKNVGFKWGKAQEDAFEMLKARLTSAPVLALPNFDKSFEIECDASGVGIGAVLMQEGRPIAFFSEKLSGATLNYPTYDKELYALVRALQMWQHYLWPKEFVIHTDHESLKHLKGQQKLNRRHAKWVEFIETFPYVIKYKQGKENVVADALSRRHEGYLFRDNRLCMPKCSHREFLVREAHGGGLMGHFGVAKTLDMISEHFFWPHMKRDVERICASCINCKKAKSRVMPHGLYTPLPVPNEPWTAISMDFVMALPRSKRGNDSIFVVVDRFSKMAHFIPCHKTDDAINIANLFFREVVRLHGMPKSIVSDRDPKFLSYFWKTLWNKLGTKLLFSTSCHPQTDGQTEVVNRTLGQLLRAVIQKNLKSWEECLPFIEFAYNRAIHSSTNFSPFEIVYGFNPLTPLDLIPLPVVWLHMRKERFPAQRKSKLHPRGDGPFQVVARIGDNAYKLDLPGDEDLRTNPFQERGNDVISKAQEHGTKELGVKEPSRSMRDPLELSIGPMTKNRAKKDQQMLNGLILSFFKQGMNSSEVIKDGVFLCCIQAQAHNSDM; the protein is encoded by the exons atgTCTAACGAACCTAAAAAGGACAACGTTAACGATGTTGATTCTAAAGAATGGCAACAAGCTATTGTAGGTGAGATGAAGAGGTTAGGGGCTATTGTGGCTGATttg tattccgaggagaagaaggtgaaacttgtagtatccgaactaactgaatatgcggctgtttggtgggaccaattaaagcgcacaagaaaaagagatggtgatgaacccataagaacatggggtgaattgaagaaggtcatgaaaaagagatttgtgccggctcactattataaggagttgttgaaagaactccaatccatgtctcaaggtaaccaatctgttgaagattatcacaaacaattggagatggcactaatccgagctgatatacaagaagatgaggaagctaccatggttagatttctcatgggaatgaagagggagattcgcaaccctcttgagctacaaacttatttccacatggacgagatgctccataaagcgataaaaattgagagacaacttcaagaggttgagaaagggagatcaaagttcaaaggcactacttccactccatggaagtcagatccaagaggtaatttcaaaactaaatctGAATTTAGCTCTAAAAGTGACCAAACGCCTCAGGTTGATTCAAAAGCATTTGGGAAGTTGCAAATTGGTGGAACTACTCCAAAATACAAAACTACTGAAAAACCCACAAGAACTCGTGAAATTGTGTGTTTTAAGTGCCAAGGGAGAGGGCACTATGCAAGAGAGTGTTCGAATCAAAAGGCGATGGTTATGAAGCATGGTGAGTTAATATCCGAAAGTGAGTCCGAACATGAATCAGATGATATGCCCACCTTAGAAGATTGTAGTGATATAGAAGAGGTGGATAGTAAAGGAGGACATGGAGTTAACTTAGTCACTCGTAGAACATTGAAGATGGGAGTGAGTGGTGACATTGAGCAACGAGAGCACATCTTTCATGCTCATTGCAACATACTTGGAAAAACATGCTTACTAATTATTGATGGAGGAAGTTGTTGCAACGTGGTAAGCAATGTGTTAGCAAGCCGATTAGGGATATCAACAATTCCACATCCCAATCCTTATCGGTTACAATGGTTGAATGATAGTAACGAACTCAAAGTTACTAAACAGgtgcttctgaacttttctattggttctttttctgatgaggtattatgtgatgtagtacctatgcaagcatgtcatgtgttattggggaggccttggcaattcgatcgatca GAATTCAAGGATTTATTCCCCGAAGAGATGCCTAATAAGTTACCCCCGATTCGAGGAATTGAGCATCAAATTGACTTTGTTCCCGGAGCACAAATTCCAAATCGACCAGCCTATAGAAGTAACCCTGAGGAGACAAAAGAACTACAAAGGCAAGTCGAGGAACTAATGGCAAAAGGGTTGATTCGTGAATCTATGAGTCCGTGTGCTGTACCAGTCATCCTAGTACCAAAGAAAGATGGAACTTGGCGGATGTGCATCGATT CACAAGGAGTTTCTGTTGATATTGAAAAGGTGAAAGCCATTCAAGAGTGGCCAACGCCAAATTCAGTTACCGAGGTGAGGAGCTTTCATGGCTTGGCGAGTTTCTATAGGAGGTTTGTGAAGAACTTCAGTACCATTGCCGCACCACTAACCGaggtaataaaaaagaatgttgGCTTTAAGTGGGGCAAAGCACAAGAGGATGCTTTTGAGATGCTTAAGGCAAGACTAACTTCTGCCCCCGTTTTAGCACTTCCAAACTTTGATAAATCGTTTGAAATTGAGTGTGATGCGTCGGGAGTAGGGATTGGTGCTGTTTTAATGCAAGAGGGTCGACCTATAGCCTTCTTTAGTGAAAAACTTAGTGGTGCAACCTTAAACTATCCCACTTATGATAAAGAACTTTATGCATTAGTTAGGGCTTTGCAAATGTGGCAACATTATTTATGGCCTAAAGAGTTTGTGATCCACACCGATCATGAATCCTTGAAACATCTTAAGGGTCAACAAAAATTGAACCGAAGACATGCCAAGTGGGTGgaatttatagagacgtttccttatgtgattaagtataagcaagggaaggaaaacgtagttgctgatgcattaagtagg agACATGAGGGCTACTTATTTAGAGATAATCGATTATGCATGCCTAAATGTTCACATAGAGAATTTCTTGTGAGGGAAGCCCACGGTGGAGGCTTGATGGGGCATTTTGGGGTTGCTAAGACTTTGGACATGATTTCTGAACATTTCTTTTGGCCTCATATGAAACGTGATGTGGAAAGAATATGTGCTAGTTGTATTAATTGTAAGAAAGCTAAGTCTAGAGTTATGCCTCATGGTTTATACACTCCATTACCTGTGCCGAATGAACCTTGGACTGCtatatccatggattttgtgatggctTTACCTAGGTCTAAGAGAGGTAATGATTCCATATTTGTGGTTGTAGATCGCTTTTCTAAGATGGCACATTTCATACCATGCCATAAAACTGATGATGCTATTAATATTGCTAACTTGTTCTTTAGAGAGGTTGTTCGTCTGCATGGGATGCCAAAGAGTATAGTTAGTGATAGAGATCCTAAGTTTTTAAGCTATTTTTGGAAGACTTTGTGGAATAAATTGGGGACTAAACTGTTGTTTTCTACTTCTTGTCACCCTCAAACTGATGGTCAAACCGAAGTAGTAAATAGAACTTTAGGACAACTTCTTAGGGCAGTTATTCAAAAGAATCTTAAGTCATGGGAAGAATGCCTACCATTTATTGAGTTCGCTTATAATAGGGCTATACATTCATCTACTAACTTCTCaccatttgaaattgtttatggttttaatcctttgacaccattagacttgatccctttgcctgt GGTGTGGTTGCATATGCGCAAGGAAAGGTTCCCCGCTCAGAGAAAATCAAAGCTACATCCTAGAGGCGATGGTCCATTTCAAGTAGTCGCACGAATTGGGGATAATGCCTACAAGCTCGACTTGCCAG GAGATGAAGATTTGAGGACAAATCCTTTTCAAGAGAGAGGgaatgatgtgatatcaaaagcacaagagcatggaacaaaggagcttggagttaaggagcctagtagaagcatgagagatccattggagctgtcaattggacctatgacgaagaatcgtgcaaagaaagaccaacaaatgcttaatggactcatcttgagcttctttaaacaaggaatgaattctagcgaagtcattaaagatggtgtgtttttgtgttgtatccaagcccaagcccataatagtgatatgtaa